One genomic segment of Alosa sapidissima isolate fAloSap1 chromosome 13, fAloSap1.pri, whole genome shotgun sequence includes these proteins:
- the LOC121680444 gene encoding uncharacterized protein K02A2.6-like, protein MNNQIRDAVVARCSSSYVRRKLLEEGHDLTLARALDVASLCERIEEQLSLTTGGEAASANTERVNRVGPKHNQAKFKRLQNTQKSKSELHQCYRCGNTDHFGKDPKCPARGQKCHKCNGNDHFSKVCRTKKNRKQTVNNVEEQTDYAFLVTDNSMQNRLNVCLGGVNLKMLIDSGATCNIVDENTWGKLKNEHIKCHSYLSADRKLYAYSSNQPLTVNGAFKCETKIGNSSEYAEFIVIKGHGEPLLGKDTAAKLGVLRIGTDIAVIADLKQSVLAQYPDVFRGVGKLKDKQVSLYINPDVQPVAQPLRRIPFNLRGPVERKIKELLDTDIIEEVNGPTPWVNPVVVVPKANSEIRLCLDMRQANRAIVRERYPIPTVDEILQGMNGSMVFSKLDLKWGYHQLELTPASRQITTFAVHNGVYRYKRLIFGVSSASEQYQHEIASALAGIEGVENISDDIVVHAADQKTHDQRLYAVLKRLRECGLTLNPAKCEFNMDRLVFMGILLTNKGIGPTEERVRAIVEAREPENASEVRSFLGLACYSSRFIPEFATLAEPLRRLIRKDTQFVFGPEQRKAFNALKDGLAKAGTLAYYNKDAPTRVIADASPVGLGAVLVQRQQGEMVPICYVSRSLSDCERRYSQTEKEALGLVWACERLHPYVYGRQFELVTDHKPLEAIYSPRSKPCARVERWVLRLQPYDFKVVHVPGKANIADPLSRMLGKTTIKEQHSHGSEEYVRFIAVNATPIALTTREVEEASRNDMELIEVRKAIETGCFEKCMAYAPTVNELCVVGYIVLRGTRIVLPKALRARALMLAHEGHLGIVGTKQHLRSKVWWPGIDKAAERHCRACHGCQITSRPDAPEPLRPTPLPDGPWKDLAVDLLGPLPSKHSILVVVDYYSRYYEYDILTSTTTEKVIDSLESIFSRHGLPVTLKSDNGPQFKSDEFRNYCAENGITHVRTTPKWAQANGEVERQNASIMKRIRIAQSDGLDWQKELRRYATVYRGITHNTTGKSPAELLFNRKMRGKLPEITSAQMDLEVNDKDAEQKGKYKLYADEQRKAEYSDVDVGDQVLMRQEKVDKFTTTFNKTPHTVVSKYGNKVTVESPAGTQYSRNTTSVKKYITDLQGTEEVGNGETGSNPEQQPAMDTSSNPVVPAEQSSPPAPLRPQRHRKPPERLKDFVMT, encoded by the coding sequence ATGAACAATCAGATTCGTGACGCAGTCGTGGCACGATGTTCCTCCAGCTACGTTCGCCGAAAACTTTTGGAAGAGGGACACGACCTCACTCTGGCACGTGCGTTGGACGTCGCATCACTCTGCGAGAGGATTGAGGAGCAGTTGTCTCTAACAACGGGAGGAGAAGCTGCAAGTGCAAATACAGAACGTGTGAACAGGGTAGGACCAAAGCACAATCAAGCTAAATTTAAGAGActtcaaaatacacagaaaagtaAGTCAGAACTGCACCAATGCTATAGATGTGGAAATACAGATCACTTCGGCAAAGATCCAAAATGCCCAGCTAGAGGTCAGAAGTGCCACAAATGTAATGGAAATGACCACTTTTCCAAAGTATGCAGGACCAAAAAGAATAGGAAACAAACTGTAAATAATGTGGAAGAACAGACAGATTATGCATTTTTGGTGACAGACAACTCCATGCAAAATAGGCTGAACGTGTGCCTGGGAGGAGTAAACTTGAAGATGCTCATAGACTCTGGTGCTACCTGCAATATAGTTGATGAGAACACATGGGGGAAACTGAAAAATGAACACATAAAATGCCATTCCTATCTCTCAGCAGACAGGAAGCTATATGCTTATTCGTCCAACCAGCCACTGACAGTAAATGGAGCTTTCAAGTGTGAAACTAAGATTGGAAATTCCAGTGAATATGCTGAGTTTATTGTCATCAAAGGACATGGTGAACCATTATTAGGAAAGGACACAGCAGCAAAGCTTGGAGTACTGAGAATTGGAACGGATATAGCAGTAATAGCAGATCTAAAACAGTCTGTACTGGCACAGTATCCTGATGTGTTTCGGGGTGTGGGAAAGCTAAAAGACAAACAAGTCAGTCTATACATCAATCCTGATGTCCAGCCAGTGGCACAGCCTTTAAGGCGAATACCGTTCAACTTGAGAGGACCtgtagagagaaaaataaaagaacTGTTAGACACGGACATAATAGAAGAAGTGAATGGTCCTACTCCATGGGTCAACCCAGTAGTAGTTGTACCAAAAGCCAACTCTGAAATCAGATTATGCCTGGATATGCGTCAAGCAAACCGTGCCATCGTCAGAGAACGATACCCTATACCTACGGTGGATGAAATCCTGCAAGGCATGAATGGGTCCATGGTGTTCAGCAAACTGGATCTCAAGTGGGGTTATCACCAACTGGAGTTGACACCTGCATCACGCCAGATCACAACATTTGCTGTCCACAATGGAGTCTACAGATACAAACGACTGATCTTCGGAGTGTCTTCAGCCAGTGAGCAGTACCAGCATGAAATTGCATCTGCATTAGCTGGAATAGAGGGAGTCGAAAACATCTCAGACGACATTGTAGTTCATGCAGCAGACCAGAAAACCCATGACCAGCGTCTATATGCTGTCCTGAAGCGCCTGCGGGAGTGTGGACTTACATTAAATCCTGCAAAATGTGAGTTTAATATGGATCGCTTAGTTTTCATGGGAATCCTGCTGACAAACAAAGGAATTGGACCTACTGAAGAGAGAGTTAGGGCAATAGTGGAAGCCAGAGAGCCAGAAAATGCCTCAGAGGTGAGAAGCTTTCTAGGTCTTGCCTGTTACAGCAGCCGGTTCATTCCAGAATTTGCGACTCTGGCGGAGCCATTGAGACGTCTAATCAGAAAAGACACTCAATTTGTGTTTGGTCCAGAGCAAAGAAAAGCATTTAATGCACTCAAAGATGGACTGGCGAAAGCTGGAACCTTGGCGTACTATAATAAGGATGCACCAACACGAGTGATCGCGGACGCCAGCCCAGTGGGACTCGGCGCTGTGCTTGTGCAACGCCAGCAGGGCGAGATGGTTCCTATTTGCTATGTGAGCAGAAGCTTGAGTGACTGCGAGAGAAGATACTCTCAAACAGAGAAGGAAGCCTTAGGTTTGGTGTGGGCCTGTGAAAGACTTCATCCCTATGTATATGGCAGACAGTTTGAGCTTGTCACTGATCACAAACCATTGGAGGCAATATACAGCCCGCGATCGAAACCCTGTGCCCGTGTGGAAAGATGGGTCTTACGTTTACAGCCATACGACTTCAAAGTTGTCCATGTGCCAGGAAAAGCGAACATCGCTGACCCATTGTCACGCATGTTGGGGAAGACCACCATAAAAGAGCAACATTCACATGGATCTGAAGAATATGTGCGGTTCATTGCTGTGAATGCCACCCCTATAGCTCTGACAAcaagagaggtggaggaagcCTCAAGGAATGATATGGAGCTGATAGAGGTGAGAAAAGCAATAGAGACTGGATGTTTTGAAAAATGCATGGCATACGCACCAACAGTCAATGAACTCTGTGTTGTTGGCTACATTGTGCTACGCGGTACCCGTATTGTGTTACCAAAAGCCTTACGGGCGAGAGCACTCATGCTCGCGCATGAGGGACATTTGGGGATTGTTGGAACCAAACAACATCTGAGAAGCAAAGTGTGGTGGCCAGGTATAGACAAAGCTGCAGAAAGACATTGTAGAGCATGCCATGGGTGTCAGATAACATCAAGACCTGATGCACCCGAACCTCTAAGGCCAACGCCACTGCCAGATGGGCCGTGGAAAGATTTAGCCGTGGACTTACTTGGACCACTACCATCAAAACACTCAATCCTAGTTGTGGTAGATTACTATAGCAGATACTATGAGTATGATATACTCACTTCCACAACGACTGAAAAAGTGATTGACAGTCTTGAGTCGATATTCAGTCGACATGGACTACCTGTAACACTGAAATCCGATAATGGACCACAATTCAAGTCTGATGAATTCAGAAATTATTGTGCTGAGAATGGAATTACACATGTGAGAACAACGCCAAAGTGGGCTCAAGCGAATGGTGAAGTGGAGCGCCAGAATGCTTCAATCATGAAACGCATCCGAATTGCACAGTCAGATGGACTTGACTGGCAGAAAGAGCTTAGGCGATATGCCACTGTTTACAGAGgaatcacacacaacacaacagggaAAAGTCCAGCGGAACTCTTGTTCAATAGGAAGATGCGAGGCAAGCTGCCGGAAATCACATCTGCTCAAATGGATCTGGAAGTAAACGATAAAGATGCAGAACAAAAAGGGAAATATAAACTGTACGCTGACGAGCAGAGAAAAGCAGAATACTCTGATGTGGATGTTGGAGATCAAGTGCTGATGAGACAAGAGAAAGTGGATAAGTTCACTACAACATTCAACAAAACACCACATACAGTAGTAAGCAAGTACGGGAACAAAGTAACCGTGGAATCACCTGCCGGAACTCAGTACAGCCGAAACACAACCAGTGTGAAGAAATACATTACAGACCTACAAGGAACAGAAGAGGTGGGAAACGGGGAGACTGGGTCAAACCCAGAGCAACAACCAGCTATGGACACTTCCAGTAATCCTGTTGTGCCAGCTGAACAGAGCAGCCCTCCTGCACCTCTTAGGCCTCAGCGCCACAGAAAACCACCTGAGAGACTAAAAGACTTTGTCATGACTTAA